The region TAAAATTTGAAAAATCGGCAAGCGGTTTTAAATATTTAAAAACATCTAAAGCTCCAAGATCAAAACCACGATGCGTTTGCAAGGTGGTTTTTTCATTTATAAAAAAAGACTCAAAACGTTTAGGTATTTGTGCGCCGCCGTGTTCGCATGTTAATACTAGTTTCATTTTGAAAACAGACTATTATTTTGAAGACATTCTGCTAAATTGGTATAGACTTTTTTAATGTTTTCATTAGAACAATCTTTGCCTATAGTTTTTTCAATTCTAGTTGCTAAGGTGCCTTCGTTTAAAATGGTTTCAATTGCAGGATAATGCGATTTATGAATGTTAGGTTTTGCTAATGCATATAAATGTTTCCAAATGTTTTGAATGTTTGTACTGTGTTCAATATCAAACATATTTAGGTAATCTAAATTGTTTACTACCGAGGTTTCTGCATTTTTAATAGCATCATCTAAAATGAGGAATAAATCTTCCTTTACCCAACGTTTTTGTATTGCTAACGGTGATAATTTCTTATTAACTAATAATTTTAGCACCTCAATTATTAAAGCACAAATGGCGATATCTGCTTTAGGGCATTCTTGTATGTCTACCAAACGTATTTCTATAGCATTTCTATCAAATCTAGCAATGGCACCACGAGAATTTAAAAAATGATGGTCTAAAATATTATGCGTATCAAATGGTTTTATCGCTTTTTTAATAGGCTCAAAAATTGTAGCATAGTAATCTAGTTTTGTAAAGACACGTTCCGGAATAACTAGGCCTGCCATTTCTGGAATTTCTTTTTGATTGGTTTTATAATACTCTAAGCGCGTGTCTTTAAAGCCTGTTATTTTACCTTCTAAGATTGGAGAACTTGCGCTTAAACCCGGTATTAGAGGTAAGATAATACGAATAGCTGCATGTAATTTCTCAAATTCTTTGTCATCAAAAAAAGGAAGGTTAATATGTACACTTTGTACATTGCTCCAACCATGATTTTTACAGTCAAAAATCCGATTATATAATTCATAAACCTCACTGTAACTGTGTTTCCAAAGTTGAGTGTCTGTTCTTGGATTCATAAAGGGATGTGCAGCCGTTGGCAATAATTTGGTTTGTAACGGGTTTAAAAGGGTATTAATTTCTGTAATATTTTTATGAAATAACTCCGCTAAACCGTTTATGTTTTTTGTAGGTCCATTAGTTTTTAATTCAACAACATGTGCAACAAGTTCGTTACTCCAAGCAATTTTACCATTGGTAATATCTGAAGTTAACTTGCCATTTTTTTTTGTTAATAACGTATCAACAATTGGTGCAATTTTTAAATCGGATTGATGTACTAACATATATTCTAGTTCAATCCCGTAAACATCAAAAAGATGATATTTTTTATTCATTTTAATCTAAACGTTTTTTTAATGCTAATAAAATTTGGGAGTAAACCGTGTCTCCGTAATAGTTGTCTTCTATACCAAAATCTATGTTTGGGTTGTCGTTAATTTCAATTACCATAGGGATGTTATTTACAACTTTAATATCTATGCCATAAAGTCCTTTTCCCATAAGTTTAGCCGATTTTATAGCCATATTTAAAACCTTTTTTGGGACATCTTCTATAGGTAAACAGTCGGCATCACCTTCTTGGTTATCTTTATTCTTTGCTTTCCAATTATAAATTTGCCAATGGCCTTTAGCCATATAATATTTGCACGCATAGAAAGGTTTGTCGTCTAAAATACCAATACGCCAATCGTAATCTGAAGGGCAAAATTCTTGAGCAATAATTAAATCAGATTCTTTTAGCATCTCCGAGACTAATTCGAGATATTCTGTCTCGGTTTTAGCTTTTTTGACACCAAATGAAAATGTAGAATCTGGCGCTTTTAAGACACAAGGTAATCCTACTTTTTCTAGAACCACATGCTTATTGTCTTTATGTACAATTATAGTTTTAGGTGTATGGATATTGGCATTTTGTAAAGCTTCGGCCATGTACACTTTATTGCAACATTTTAAAATTGCATCTGGGTAATCAATAATGGCTAACCCTTCTTGTTGCGCTTTCCTTGCAAAGGCGTAGGCCTCGTTATTAACTTCTGTGCTTTGTCTAATAAATAAAGCATCAAAAGATGATAATCGCGATAAGTCTTTAGGTTCAATAATTTCGGCATAGATATTCATTTTTTCAGCCAATTCAATAAACTTCTTTAACGCTTTAACATTGCTTGGAGGCGCTGGGTCTTTTGGGTTTACTAAAATTGCTAAATCAAAATCGCTTTTAGTTAATTTAGGAATATCGTAACGTGTTTTTGAAAAATACTGATTAGCGAAATGCTGCACACTTTCAATGTGTTCTGCAGGAATTTCAGATTCAGAAATGGCCTTAATACTTTGTATGTTCCATCTTGTTGTATGATTAAATTTTACCCGTAAAAAAGGGACCTGAAAATGTTTGTAAAACAACAAG is a window of Formosa sediminum DNA encoding:
- a CDS encoding glutamate-cysteine ligase family protein; this translates as MNKKYHLFDVYGIELEYMLVHQSDLKIAPIVDTLLTKKNGKLTSDITNGKIAWSNELVAHVVELKTNGPTKNINGLAELFHKNITEINTLLNPLQTKLLPTAAHPFMNPRTDTQLWKHSYSEVYELYNRIFDCKNHGWSNVQSVHINLPFFDDKEFEKLHAAIRIILPLIPGLSASSPILEGKITGFKDTRLEYYKTNQKEIPEMAGLVIPERVFTKLDYYATIFEPIKKAIKPFDTHNILDHHFLNSRGAIARFDRNAIEIRLVDIQECPKADIAICALIIEVLKLLVNKKLSPLAIQKRWVKEDLFLILDDAIKNAETSVVNNLDYLNMFDIEHSTNIQNIWKHLYALAKPNIHKSHYPAIETILNEGTLATRIEKTIGKDCSNENIKKVYTNLAECLQNNSLFSK
- a CDS encoding RimK family protein is translated as MNKYIVVNQPEKWNFSIENIKVISSQEYLTNPEFSLLKKARIFNLCKDYSYQSKGYYVSLLAEARGHLPIPTVKNIVDLKALKLVRIVSDEFDDTIQQSLKNIKSQEFTLSIYFGQNVAQKYKELSLLFYKHFQVPFLRVKFNHTTRWNIQSIKAISESEIPAEHIESVQHFANQYFSKTRYDIPKLTKSDFDLAILVNPKDPAPPSNVKALKKFIELAEKMNIYAEIIEPKDLSRLSSFDALFIRQSTEVNNEAYAFARKAQQEGLAIIDYPDAILKCCNKVYMAEALQNANIHTPKTIIVHKDNKHVVLEKVGLPCVLKAPDSTFSFGVKKAKTETEYLELVSEMLKESDLIIAQEFCPSDYDWRIGILDDKPFYACKYYMAKGHWQIYNWKAKNKDNQEGDADCLPIEDVPKKVLNMAIKSAKLMGKGLYGIDIKVVNNIPMVIEINDNPNIDFGIEDNYYGDTVYSQILLALKKRLD